The Aedes aegypti strain LVP_AGWG chromosome 3, AaegL5.0 Primary Assembly, whole genome shotgun sequence genome contains a region encoding:
- the LOC110678055 gene encoding F-box/LRR-repeat protein 2-like, which yields MQMMIESYFNLHYYGYGKEEYYSDFDDDDTESEPEEEKPPEEEQVDREFPFDDDIFYINLKAPRVRTGWDNLPMEILIRIFTFIRPSDRNSAALTCHRWFEALRHPYFVGATCFHFERIEVSDTKSPIQIFLDSFRHFTNIKLTRVQFSGQTEFWSYFGEHIREITFDNCALTKPKLSNILGSMPNLERLNIVDCDELFKSWNPVIFQNISPICKRLKHLGLRKISALNEDHLNYLVAMAPRMSSLEISKCLRNMDAGQRVTILSHILRILNLYKHQMRSVNFSYTMYDDLFLKQFAEIESMSLSNISLSFFQRAPIKDPAIIDILRKHTNLVHLDLTSFLNLTDFALIEIADSMPLLRTLKLNGCWLLTDFGISAIGKLCKLAILDLSDCDRVTDSGFLQAIVGKDRVDMKELYLSMLPGITENVILKICLTLANLTVLDFCGSDCINDTSLQFVFCYLRMVRVLRLNGCVKITDAGLTGMDLQRAAIEIWDEQQTFSIDMLRGLQELQISGCFKVTDISLTHCFKLVELREVNLSHCVNISDEGIIAMAMNCPSLEVVDLSDCFRICDPSIEALTKYLLRLTSMKLVRLPQLTTESIYSILANCKKLRTINLRGCCKIPRSAIDLLGTMKCLRSIPKSEHSALE from the exons ATGCAGATGATGATCGAGAGTTACTTTAATTTGCATTATTACGGTTATGGAAAGGAAGAGTATTATTCTGATTTTGATGATGACGACACAGAGAGTGAGCCGGAGGAGGAAAAACCTCCCGAAGAGGAGCAGGTGGATCGTGAGTTTCCATTCGATGATGACATATTCTACATCAATCTCAAAGCACCAAGAGTTAGAACAGGGTGGGATAACCTTCCAATGGAG ATCCTAATCCGAATCTTCACCTTCATAAGACCAAGCGATCGAAATTCAGCCGCTCTCACCTGCCACCGATGGTTTGAAGCTCTGCGCCATCCATATTTTGTCGGTGCGACTTGCTTCCACTTTGAACGTATCGAAGTTTCCGACACCAAGTCCCCCATTCAAATCTTTCTGGACAGCTTTCGCCACTTCACAAACATCAAACTGACCCGGGTGCAGTTCAGTGGTCAAACCGAATTTTGGAGTtactttggggagcacatccgtGAGATAACGTTCGACAACTGCGCACTTACCAAACCAAAACTGTCGAACATCTTGGGCAGCATGCCAAATTTAGAACGCCTAAATATAGTCGACTGCGACGAACTGTTCAAAAGTTGGAACCCTGTTATCTTTCAGAACATATCCCCAATCTGTAAGCGCCTCAAACATCTCGGTCTTCGAAAGATCAGCGCCTTAAACGAAGATCACCTTAACTACCTGGTCGCCATGGCTCCTCGAATGTCGTCCTTGGAAATATCCAAATGCCTCAGAAATATGGACGCAGGTCAACGAGTCACCATTCTTTCTCACATCCTCCGTATCCTCAACCTCTACAAGCATCAAATGCGATCCGTCAACTTCAGCTATACCATGTACGATGATCTGTTCCTGAAGCAGTTTGCCGAGATCGAGAGCATGTCACTGAGCAACATCAGCCTGTCGTTCTTTCAAAGAGCCCCCATCAAAGATCCGGCCATAATCGACATCCTGAGGAAGCACACCAACCTGGTGCACCTAGACCTGACGTCTTTCCTAAATCTTACAGATTTCGCTCTAATCGAAATTGCTGACTCGATGCCATTGCTCAGAACATTGAAACTGAACGGATGTTGGCTGCTGACCGATTTCGGAATATCGGCAATCGGTAAACTATGCAAGCTCGCCATATTGGACCTGTCGGATTGTGATCGTGTTACGGATAGTGGCTTTCTGCAAGCGATCGTCGGCAAGGATAGAGTTGATATGAAGGAGCTGTATCTGAGCATGCTACCGGGGATAACGGAGAATGTGATATTGAAGATCTGCCTTACATTGGCTAATCTGACGGTGTTGGATTTTTGCGGCTCCGACTGCATCAACGATACTTCGTTGCAGTTTGTGTTTTGCTATTTGCGAATGGTGCGGGTGTTGCGATTGAATGGATGTGTGAAG ATTACAGACGCCGGACTGACCGGAATGGACCTACAACGCGCTGCCATTGAAATATGGGACGAGCAGCAAACTTTTTCGATCGACATGCTTCGCGGACTTCAAGAACTGCAGATATCCGGGTGCTTCAAAGTAACGGACATCAGCCTCACACATTGCTTCAAACTGGTTGAACTGCGAGAAGTCAATCTTTCCCATTGCGTCAAT ATTTCAGATGAAGGCATTATCGCTATGGCCATGAACTGCCCGTCGCTGGAAGTGGTAGATCTGAGTGATTGTTTCCGTATCTGTGATCCGTCCATAGAGGCACTCACCAAGTATCTGCTGCGTCTCACATCTATGAAACTCGTGCGGCTACCCCAGCTGACCACGGAGAGTATCTACTCCATACTTGCCAACTGTAAGAAGCTGAGGACAATCAATCTGAGAGGATGCTGTAAAATACCACGTAGTGCCATCGACTTGCTGGGCACGATGAAATGTCTCCGGAGTATACCCAA aAGTGAACATTCTGCGTTGGAGTGA
- the LOC110679014 gene encoding F-box/LRR-repeat protein 13-like isoform X2 produces MKLIEPAPIEPDFGNLPIELLVSIFKYLSISDRNAASFTCWKWYEASKYLGFARQMVLHLVGIEFDDGKPPVADLLQSPHVYPDLKLTRVRLQQSVYSQFWRDFGPAISEITFEKCMIWRERIIKVLKHMKNLKTARFVECDLLRDDLFKEWKFMENGLLVNRFESIGTLSLAKNNFTELQFGAIVEMMPNLTVLDLSNCFSYVDSISKTVMLRCILRFVCDRQCTLKGLIMKGISLDDIFLRGLNKATELQLESFSMMYQEKMPLRDPAVIQFLRQQLEMKVLDLSNSNGITDYCLDQIVHNMTKLKVLYLNSCWNVCDYGVSQIFRLRNLEKLDLSHCRITKKCIIDGGSYCNRKLLKELHLEQIDTLDEDCVVKIGANFTYLTILNIGGSSSCMTDWSAQYIFYNLTNLEVANFERSTKITDAGFTGIDLPQKTFAIWDIEETFSIDRLKKLRILKVSGCYKLTDFSLRYAFKFMELKELSLSRCHQLSKQGIEKLVTNCPALEYLDLSECPNINDNCVELIAQNLKRLSTLKLANCPLVSEVGLGYISEYCKNLKYLYVRGCFKLPPDISERLANITTLRQVYKS; encoded by the exons ATGAAGCTAATTGAGCCAGCACCGATCGAGCCAGACTTTGGCAACCTCCCAATCGAA CTACTGGTTTCGATCTTTAAGTATCTTTCGATCAGTGATCGCAACGCTGCGAGTTTCACCTGCTGGAAATGGTACGAAGCGTCCAAATACCTTGGGTTCGCCCGGCAAATGGTACTCCACCTGGTGGGGATCGAGTTTGATGACGGAAAGCCACCGGTTGCCGATCTGCTGCAGAGTCCACACGTTTATCCCGATCTCAAGTTGACCCGCGTCAGACTGCAGCAGTCTGTCTACAGCCAGTTTTGGAGGGATTTCGGTCCTGCGATCAGCGAGATCACCTTCGAGAAGTGCATGATCTGGCGAGAACGCATCATCAAGGTGTTGAAACATATGAAGAACCTCAAAACGGCTCGCTTTGTCGAGTGTGATCTATTGAGGGATGACCTTTTTAAGGAGTGGAAATTCATGGAGAACGGGCTGTTGGTGAATCGGTTCGAAAGTATTGGGACGTTGAGTTTAGCGAAGAATAATTTTACGGAGCTGCAGTTCGGAGCGATCGTGGAGATGATGCCCAACTTGACGGTGCTGGATTTATCCAACTGCTTCAGCTACGTGGATTCGATCAGTAAAACGGTCATGCTGAGATGTATCTTACGATTTGTGTGCGATAGACAGTGCACGCTCAAAGGATTGATCATGAAGGGAATCTCGCTGGATGATATTTTCCTGCGAGGGTTGAACAAAGCTACAGAGCTACAACTTGAGAGCTTCAGTATGATGTATCAGGAAAAGATGCCTCTAAGGGACCCGGCGGTCATTCAGTTCCTTCGACAGCAATTGGAAATGAAGGTTCTTGATCTTTCGAATTCCAACGGGATCACGGATTATTGCCTTGATCAGATTGTACACAACATGACTAAACTGAAAGTTCTCTATCTGAACAGTTGTTGGAATGTGTGTGATTATGGAGTATCGCAAATCTTTCGGTTGCGAAATCTGGAGAAGCTTGACCTATCTCATTGTCGGATAACGAAGAAATGTATTATAGATGGAGGTTCTTACTGTAATAgaaaacttctgaaggaacttcacCTCGAACAAATCGATACTTTGGATGAGGACTGTGTGGTGAAGATAGGGGCCAATTTTACATATTTGACAATTCTGAACATCGGTGGATCCTCTTCATGCATGACTGATTGGTCAGCGCAGTACATCTTTTACAATCTTACCAACCTCGAAGTGGCCAACTTCGAGAGAAGCACAAAG ATAACAGATGCTGGATTCACAGGGATTGACCTACCGCAGAAGACTTTTGCAATCTGGGATATTGAGGAAACCTTTTCAATCGATAGGCTGAAGAAACTTCGGATACTCAAGGTTTCCGGGTGCTACAAACTCACAGATTTCTCATTAAGATATGCGTTTAAATTTATGGAACTTAAGGAGCTTAGTTTATCAAGATGTCATCAA CTATCGAAACAGGGAATTGAGAAGCTAGTAACGAACTGTCCAGCATTGGAGTATCTAGATCTGAGCGAATGTCCCAACATCAATGACAACTGCGTAGAGCTCATCGCACAAAACTTAAAACGGCTGAGTACGCTGAAGCTGGCGAACTGTCCCCTGGTCAGCGAAGTGGGTTTGGGTTACATCTCTGAGTACTGCAAAAACTTAAAG TACCTGTACGTGAGAGGATGTTTCAAGTTGCCACCGGATATCTCGGAACGTCTGGCTAATATCACTACGCTGAGACAGGTGTACAAATCTTAG
- the LOC5580211 gene encoding 28S ribosomal protein S31, mitochondrial — MYQIVRSGFHRLHKNSSVRLIVNSGFSSDSGQKGGDDGDKKKSPEAASQSPKQDVKSSAALNRLNELLSMMTTESEVQLVKKVQLAKPAGQKREKRKGKQADERKQDSDSDSDSDDEKPKDLTKATRKVAESLGGDAKKTEAELLAKLLGGQTAGGEGASLSDIITGMQVDKEGAKKGKEVQLTRSNVVRKSIERKGAKGQEYLGVAQSRERRRPVEAIHPTGASVKLFEGDSLNIFTDPAALKDSPDVLLTWKKLQERELRLAITHPPANYFQKMALWTEQGKLWKFPIDNEQGLDEEAKVSFTEHIFLEEHLEPWCPKRGPIRHFMELVCVGLSKNYFITAQEKKEHILWFRDYFEQKKDLLKQVIVQQSESAGEKKLTK; from the exons atgtACCAAATAGTTCGCTCAGGATTCCATCG ATTACATAAGAACTCCAGTGTTCGGCTGATTGTCAACAGTGGATTCTCGTCCGATTCTGGCCAGAAAGGTGGAGATGATGGGGACAAGAAAAAATCGCCGGAAGCGGCAAGCCAATCCCCGAAACAAGATGTGAAGTCAAGTGCTGCCCTGAACCGTCTAAATGAGCTTCTCTCAATGATGACCACCGAGAGTGAAGTGCAGCTGGTGAAGAAGGTTCAGCTGGCCAAACCTGCCGGACAGAAGCGCGAAAAAAGAAAAGGAAAGCAAGCGGATGAGAGGAAGCAGGACTCAGATTCTGATTCCGATTCCGACGACGAAAAGCCAAAAGATTTGACCAAAGCTACTCGAAAGGTGGCTGAATCCCTGGGCGGAGATGCTAAGAAAACCGAAGCGGAACTGTTGGCAAAATTGTTGGGTGGACAGACCGCTGGCGGGGAGGGTGCCAGTCTAAGTGACATAATTACGGGAATGCAAGTGGACAAGGAAGGCGCGAAAAAGGGCAAAGAAGTGCAATTGACCAGAAGCAATGTGGTGCGGAAGTCCATCGAACGGAAGGGAGCCAAAGGACAAG aatatttaGGTGTGGCTCAGTCTCGCGAGAGAAGACGACCGGTTGAAGCAATTCATCCCACTGGGGCAAGTGTTAAATTGTTCGAGGGAGATTCATTGAATATATTCACTGATCCAGCGGCACTTAAAGATAGTCCGGACGTATTACTTACCTGGAAAAAGCTACAAGAGCGTGAGCTAAGGTTGGCCATCACCCATCCTCCGGCAAATTACTTCCAAAAGATGGCACTGTGGACGGAGCAGGGCAAACTATGGAAGTTCCCAATCGACAACGAACAAGGCCTGGATGAAGAGGCAAAGGTATCCTTCACAGAGCACATCTTCCTTGAGGAACATTTAGAGCCATGGTGCCCGAAGCGAGGCCCCATTCGGCATTTTATGGAACTTGTGTGCGTCGGATTGTCAAAGAACTATTTTATTACCGCTCAGGAGAAGAAAGAGCACATTCTTTGGTTTAGAGACTATTTCGAACAGAAGAAGGATCTACTGAAGCAGGTAATTGTGCAGCAATCCGAATCAGCTGGCGAGAAAAAACTTACCAAGTAG
- the LOC5580210 gene encoding F-box/LRR-repeat protein 13 isoform X2: MMDFFIASNHNKEPTPPLESESELEKPGFNDLPMELLLKIMKMISLDDRIAAGETCRRWLEAAHYYTPFNEKLIFRFTNINFSDYEPPIKHFISGFRIFPRVEATSVTFIGNSDFWPDFGEFILELTLKNCLIRDTELFWVLQHVPNLRKLRIESCDELFRMWHFDKKFLCCESNFVLEDLSDVSLANNDFMDETHFNWIMTISPNITQLDISNCFKMVTAQRRVAMVEHIMRFINNKRFQLEALKFSGTLSIDDICLSTLAILDGLRLESLSLTFCDKIPPAIIDLLRRQPDLKINQALQFKFNNKKTVKTMKTPGFISFLTSQPNLVHLDLSQSLGVTDEIMELITNYLPKLKTLKLRRCILITDEGIMDIVKLEHLEVLDLSNCERISDRAMFHGVIGRKIKNLKELYLCELPSLSDYSLIQVTLNFELIEILDLSSSPNAATDATMQYINFYLVHLRQLILYCCTKVTDAGLTGIDLPYNPLEIWDISESFSIDRLFKLRVLNLNGCYKITDLSLQKGFKFGELKELHLARCSLITEAGIADLVVNNKSIEHLDLSECPNINDYCIELITANLKRLKTLRVNKCPLLTDDCLCIISLNCQYIKFYYSTFLSTDASN, encoded by the exons ATGATGGACTTCTTCATAGCCAGCAACCATAATAAGGAACCCACGCCACCTctagaatcagaatcagaactAGAAAAACCAGGCTTCAATGATCTACCCATGGAA CTATTGCTCAAGATCATGAAGATGATCTCGTTGGATGACCGTATTGCTGCTGGAGAAACATGCCGTCGATGGTTGGAAGCCGCTCACTATTACACTCCCTTTAACGAGAAACTTATCTTCCGCTTCACCAACATCAACTTCTCCGATTACGAACCTCCTATCAAGCACTTCATCAGCGGTTTCAGAATCTTCCCACGGGTCGAAGCTACGTCTGTCACCTTCATAGGCAACAGTGACTTTTGGCCGGACTTTGGTGAATTTATTCTTGAATTGACTCTGAAAAACTGCCTCATTCGTGATACGGAGCTTTTTTGGGTTCTCCAACATGTGCCAAACCTTCGAAAACTAAGGATCGAGTCCTGCGATGAACTGTTCCGGATGTGGCATTTCGATAAGAAATTTCTCTGCTGTGAATCAAACTTTGTTCTGGAGGATTTGAGCGACGTATCTTTGGCAAACAACGACTTTATGGACGAAACACACTTCAATTGGATTATGACAATCTCACCCAATATCACCCAGTTGGACAtatcaaattgtttcaaaatggtCACTGCCCAACGGCGAGTTGCAATGGTTGAACACATTATGCGGTTTATTAACAACAAACGTTTCCAGCTCGAAGCCCTGAAATTCAGTGGAACCCTTTCCATTGACGACATTTGTCTTAGTACTTTAGCCATACTGGATGGACTACGATTAGAGAGTCTGAGTCTGACATTCTGTGATAAGATTCCGCCGGCAATCATCGATCTTCTAAGACGCCAGCCCGACCTGAAGATCAACCAAGCCCTGCAgttcaaattcaacaataagAAAACTGTCAAAACCATGAAAACTCCGGGCTTCATCAGCTTTCTTACTAGCCAACCGAATCTCGTCCATCTTGATCTATCACAATCGTTGGGAGTCACCGATGAAATCATGGAGTTGATCACCAACTATCTTCCGAAGCTGAAAACGTTGAAGTTGCGCCGCTGCATCTTGATCACGGACGAAGGCATAATGGACATCGTCAAACTTGAACACCTGGAGGTGCTTGACTTGTCCAACTGTGAACGTATTTCTGACCGTGCAATGTTTCATGGAGTAATCGGACGCAAGATCAAGAACCTTAAAGAGCTATACCTCTGTGAACTGCCCAGCCTGAGTGATTACTCGTTGATTCAGGTTACGTTGAACTTTGAACTCATAGAGATACTGGACCTCAGCAGTTCACCGAATGCGGCCACAGATGCCACCATGCAGTATATCAACTTTTACCTGGTCCACCTAAGACAGTTGATACTGTACTGCTGCACTAAGGTGACCGACGCTGGACTAACGGGAATTGATCTTCCGTATAATCCGTTGGAAATTTGGGATATTTCGGAGTCGTTTTCCATCGATCGTCTGTTTAAGCTTCGAGTGCTGAATCTCAATGGATGCTACAAGATAACTGATCTGTCTCTACAAAAGGGATTTAAGTTTGGTGAACTGAAGGAGCTGCATCTGGCAAGATGTTCGCTG ATCACGGAAGCGGGTATTGCCGATTTGGTAGTCAACAACAAGTCGATCGAACACCTGGACCTAAGCGAATGTCCCAACATCAACGACTACTGTATCGAGCTGATCACCGCCAATTTGAAGAGGCTGAAGACCCTCAGGGTCAACAAGTGTCCGCTCTTGACGGACGACTGCCTGTGCATCATCAGTCTCAATTGCCAGTACATAAAG TTCTATTACAGCACGTTTCTGTCAACGGATGCTTCAAATTGA
- the LOC5580210 gene encoding F-box/LRR-repeat protein 13 isoform X1, with product MMDFFIASNHNKEPTPPLESESELEKPGFNDLPMELLLKIMKMISLDDRIAAGETCRRWLEAAHYYTPFNEKLIFRFTNINFSDYEPPIKHFISGFRIFPRVEATSVTFIGNSDFWPDFGEFILELTLKNCLIRDTELFWVLQHVPNLRKLRIESCDELFRMWHFDKKFLCCESNFVLEDLSDVSLANNDFMDETHFNWIMTISPNITQLDISNCFKMVTAQRRVAMVEHIMRFINNKRFQLEALKFSGTLSIDDICLSTLAILDGLRLESLSLTFCDKIPPAIIDLLRRQPDLKINQALQFKFNNKKTVKTMKTPGFISFLTSQPNLVHLDLSQSLGVTDEIMELITNYLPKLKTLKLRRCILITDEGIMDIVKLEHLEVLDLSNCERISDRAMFHGVIGRKIKNLKELYLCELPSLSDYSLIQVTLNFELIEILDLSSSPNAATDATMQYINFYLVHLRQLILYCCTKVTDAGLTGIDLPYNPLEIWDISESFSIDRLFKLRVLNLNGCYKITDLSLQKGFKFGELKELHLARCSLITEAGIADLVVNNKSIEHLDLSECPNINDYCIELITANLKRLKTLRVNKCPLLTDDCLCIISLNCQYIKHVSVNGCFKLSRVEERLSRLPTMKVINS from the exons ATGATGGACTTCTTCATAGCCAGCAACCATAATAAGGAACCCACGCCACCTctagaatcagaatcagaactAGAAAAACCAGGCTTCAATGATCTACCCATGGAA CTATTGCTCAAGATCATGAAGATGATCTCGTTGGATGACCGTATTGCTGCTGGAGAAACATGCCGTCGATGGTTGGAAGCCGCTCACTATTACACTCCCTTTAACGAGAAACTTATCTTCCGCTTCACCAACATCAACTTCTCCGATTACGAACCTCCTATCAAGCACTTCATCAGCGGTTTCAGAATCTTCCCACGGGTCGAAGCTACGTCTGTCACCTTCATAGGCAACAGTGACTTTTGGCCGGACTTTGGTGAATTTATTCTTGAATTGACTCTGAAAAACTGCCTCATTCGTGATACGGAGCTTTTTTGGGTTCTCCAACATGTGCCAAACCTTCGAAAACTAAGGATCGAGTCCTGCGATGAACTGTTCCGGATGTGGCATTTCGATAAGAAATTTCTCTGCTGTGAATCAAACTTTGTTCTGGAGGATTTGAGCGACGTATCTTTGGCAAACAACGACTTTATGGACGAAACACACTTCAATTGGATTATGACAATCTCACCCAATATCACCCAGTTGGACAtatcaaattgtttcaaaatggtCACTGCCCAACGGCGAGTTGCAATGGTTGAACACATTATGCGGTTTATTAACAACAAACGTTTCCAGCTCGAAGCCCTGAAATTCAGTGGAACCCTTTCCATTGACGACATTTGTCTTAGTACTTTAGCCATACTGGATGGACTACGATTAGAGAGTCTGAGTCTGACATTCTGTGATAAGATTCCGCCGGCAATCATCGATCTTCTAAGACGCCAGCCCGACCTGAAGATCAACCAAGCCCTGCAgttcaaattcaacaataagAAAACTGTCAAAACCATGAAAACTCCGGGCTTCATCAGCTTTCTTACTAGCCAACCGAATCTCGTCCATCTTGATCTATCACAATCGTTGGGAGTCACCGATGAAATCATGGAGTTGATCACCAACTATCTTCCGAAGCTGAAAACGTTGAAGTTGCGCCGCTGCATCTTGATCACGGACGAAGGCATAATGGACATCGTCAAACTTGAACACCTGGAGGTGCTTGACTTGTCCAACTGTGAACGTATTTCTGACCGTGCAATGTTTCATGGAGTAATCGGACGCAAGATCAAGAACCTTAAAGAGCTATACCTCTGTGAACTGCCCAGCCTGAGTGATTACTCGTTGATTCAGGTTACGTTGAACTTTGAACTCATAGAGATACTGGACCTCAGCAGTTCACCGAATGCGGCCACAGATGCCACCATGCAGTATATCAACTTTTACCTGGTCCACCTAAGACAGTTGATACTGTACTGCTGCACTAAGGTGACCGACGCTGGACTAACGGGAATTGATCTTCCGTATAATCCGTTGGAAATTTGGGATATTTCGGAGTCGTTTTCCATCGATCGTCTGTTTAAGCTTCGAGTGCTGAATCTCAATGGATGCTACAAGATAACTGATCTGTCTCTACAAAAGGGATTTAAGTTTGGTGAACTGAAGGAGCTGCATCTGGCAAGATGTTCGCTG ATCACGGAAGCGGGTATTGCCGATTTGGTAGTCAACAACAAGTCGATCGAACACCTGGACCTAAGCGAATGTCCCAACATCAACGACTACTGTATCGAGCTGATCACCGCCAATTTGAAGAGGCTGAAGACCCTCAGGGTCAACAAGTGTCCGCTCTTGACGGACGACTGCCTGTGCATCATCAGTCTCAATTGCCAGTACATAAAG CACGTTTCTGTCAACGGATGCTTCAAATTGAGCCGTGTCGAGGAACGGTTATCCCGATTACCGACGATGAAGGTGATCAATAGTTAG